The following is a genomic window from Crossiella equi.
GTCGGCCCCCTGCCGCCCTGGCCCGGCGCTGTTCAGAGGTGTGAACCCGGAACCCGATCAGCCCCTGCCCTGAAAGGGATACTTCACCATGCAAACGATTGGTGCTCGCCGTACGTCCCGATCCCGTTGGGCCACAACGGGAATCGCGCTGGCCTCGGCGGTGGCCGCGGTCACCGTCGGCCTCGCCGTGCCGAGCAGCGCCGCCCCGGCGGCCTCGGCCGAACCGTTCGCCGCGGCCGCCCTGCCCGCCGGCTTCCGCAGCGTCGGCTACCAGCCGAGCTGGTCGGGCAACGTCAACAGCATCCAGTACCGCAAGCTCACCCACATCAACTACGCCTTCGCCCTGCCCAACGCCAACGGCACCCTGCAGGCGATCCCGGACCCGAACAAGCTGCGGTCCCTGGTCTCCCAGGGCCACGCCAACGGGGTGAAGGTGTCGCTGGCGATCGGGGGCTGGAACGACGGCAACGACTCGGCCTTCGAGGCCCTGGCGCGCAGCGCGAACACCCGTGCCACCTTCGTCAACGCGGTGGTGAACACGATCAACCAGTACAGCCTCGACGGCGTGGACATCGACTGGGAGTACCCGGACCCGGGTGCCTCCGGCACCAACTTCACCGCGCTGATGCGGGAGCTGAGCGCGGCGCTCAAGCCCAAGGGCAAGCTGCTGACCGCGGCCGTGGTCTCCGGCGGGAACACCGCCAACGGCGTGCAGCCCGCGGTGTTCGGCGTGGTCGACTTCCTCAACATCATGGCCTACGACGGCGGCAGCCCGCACGCCGGCTACCAGTGGTCGATCGACTCGCTCAACGGCTGGAAGGCCCGCGGCCTGCCGAAGGAGAAGGCGGTGCTGGGCGTGCCGTTCTACAGCCGCCCGAACTACCTGACCTACAGCCAGATCGTGGCGATGGACCCGGCCAACGCGCAGAAGGACTGTATCCAGGCCAGCGGTGCGCAGCAGTGCTACAACGGCATCCCGACGATCAAGCGCAAGACCCAGTGGGCCAAGGCGAACGCGGGCGGCATCATGAACTGGGAGCTCTCCCAGGACACCACCGGGGCGACCTCCCTGGTGAGCGCCATCTTCGACGCCGCGGGCAGCTGAGCCGCTCCCCCTCCGGTCCCGCCGGGCGGCCCACGCGGTCGCCCGGCGGGACCGTTCTTCCGCGGTAGCCGGGCCGCGCCCGCTCACGCACCGCCCGACCGGACGGGCCGCAGGTGCGGTTCACGCGGCCGTCGCTCCTCCCGGTGGTCCCGGACCTGGTCCCGGCCACCGCGTTTGGCCAGCAGCAGGGCCGAGTCCGCGGCCAGCACCAGGTCGGTCAGGTCCGCCCGGTCCCCGGCGCGGCGGCTGGCCAGCCCGATCGAGACGGTCAGGCCGGTGACCGTGCGCGGGCCGAGCACCGTGCGCGCCGGGATCCGCAGCGCGGGTACCGCCGCCCGCACCCTGGCCGCCAGCGCGCGGGCGGCCTCCGGGCCGTGGCCGGGCAGCAGCGCCAGGAACTCGTCGCCGCCGTGCCCGCCGTAGCGGCCCAGCACCGCGGCCGGTCCGGTGACCGTGCGCAGCAGCCCGGCCACCCCGTGCAGCACGGCGTCCCCCGCGGGGTGGCCGAGTGTGTCGTTGACGCCCTTGAAGTGGTCCAGGTCGAGCAGCAGCAGGGCCGCGGGCTCGTCCCGGCGGCCCGTCGCGGCCAGGGCGCGGGCGGCCTCGGCGTCCCAGCCCCAGCGGTCGAGCAGGCCGGTCAGCTTGTCGGTGGCCCACGGCCGGGGCGGCTGCCCGCAGGCGTGGCACCGGTCGGGTTCGGCTGTGCTTCGGTGGTTCATCCCGGTGGCACCTCGGGGAGTTGGGAACGGCGGGTGGCGGCTCGCGGTGGGGTGGCGTCCCGCCGCCGCCCGCCGTGGCTTTCAGCAGGCCAGGGTGGACAGACCGTGCACGGTGTGGCCGAGCACCCGGCTCAGCTGGTCCACCAGCGCCGTGCGGTCGGGGCGGCGGTGGACCAGCCACCAGTGGCACACCGACTGCACCATGCCCGCCAGCGCGTAGCGCACCGGCGCCGGAGGCGGGGTGGGCCCGGGCAGCTCGGCGAGCACCTCGGCCAGGGCCGTCAGGATCGGGTCGGCGGAGGGCCGCCCGAGCCGGTCCGGGGCCGGGTGCGCCAGGTGGAACCGGTACAGGCCCTGGTGCTCCAGCAGCACGGCCAGGTAGGCCGACACCGCGCCGTGCAGCCAGCGCTCGGGGGTGGCCACCTCGCGCAGCCCGGCCAGCGCGGGCCGCAGCCGGGCCAGCATCAGCTCGGCGGCCCGGTCGCCCGCCGCCTTGAGCAGCCCGGCCTTGTCGTAGAAGTAGTGGTACAGCAGGGGTTTGCTCACCCCGGCGGCCGCGGCCAGCTGGTCCATGCTGATGCCCGCGCCGTGCGTGCTGAGCACCCGGATCGCGCAGTCGACGAGCTCCGCCCGGCGCGCGGCCGGGGCCAGCCGCCGACGGGGTCGCAGTGGTGTGTCCATCCCGTCCTCCTCGACCGAACAGACCGGCCGGTGCCGCCACCGGATACACGT
Proteins encoded in this region:
- a CDS encoding glycosyl hydrolase family 18 protein; translation: MAAVTVGLAVPSSAAPAASAEPFAAAALPAGFRSVGYQPSWSGNVNSIQYRKLTHINYAFALPNANGTLQAIPDPNKLRSLVSQGHANGVKVSLAIGGWNDGNDSAFEALARSANTRATFVNAVVNTINQYSLDGVDIDWEYPDPGASGTNFTALMRELSAALKPKGKLLTAAVVSGGNTANGVQPAVFGVVDFLNIMAYDGGSPHAGYQWSIDSLNGWKARGLPKEKAVLGVPFYSRPNYLTYSQIVAMDPANAQKDCIQASGAQQCYNGIPTIKRKTQWAKANAGGIMNWELSQDTTGATSLVSAIFDAAGS
- a CDS encoding diguanylate cyclase — protein: MNHRSTAEPDRCHACGQPPRPWATDKLTGLLDRWGWDAEAARALAATGRRDEPAALLLLDLDHFKGVNDTLGHPAGDAVLHGVAGLLRTVTGPAAVLGRYGGHGGDEFLALLPGHGPEAARALAARVRAAVPALRIPARTVLGPRTVTGLTVSIGLASRRAGDRADLTDLVLAADSALLLAKRGGRDQVRDHREERRPREPHLRPVRSGGA
- a CDS encoding TetR/AcrR family transcriptional regulator is translated as MDTPLRPRRRLAPAARRAELVDCAIRVLSTHGAGISMDQLAAAAGVSKPLLYHYFYDKAGLLKAAGDRAAELMLARLRPALAGLREVATPERWLHGAVSAYLAVLLEHQGLYRFHLAHPAPDRLGRPSADPILTALAEVLAELPGPTPPPAPVRYALAGMVQSVCHWWLVHRRPDRTALVDQLSRVLGHTVHGLSTLAC